Proteins found in one Primulina eburnea isolate SZY01 chromosome 16, ASM2296580v1, whole genome shotgun sequence genomic segment:
- the LOC140817432 gene encoding TOM1-like protein 1, giving the protein MSDNLMDKVSALGERLKIGGTEMGQKISAGMSSMGFKMKELFQGSNQADKVVEEATAETLDGPDWAINLELCDMINHERISSTELIRGIKKRILFNSPRVQFFALVLLETVVKNCEKGFSEVAADRVLDEMVKLIDDPQTVVNNRNKALLLIESWGESSNKLRYLPVYEETYKSLKSRGIRFPGRDDESLAPIFTPPRSDTTSESNASLAQQLHHNIPAQSFSAEHTKEAFDVARNSLELLGTVLSSSPQQDALQDDLTIMLLQQCHESKYTVRRIIETAGDNEALLFEALNVNDEIQKVLSKYEDMQKTLVVAREPEPAMIPVAVKPDDSPLGGKEEPLIRKSSGTPHGNHQGRNNDEMLDDLDEMIFGKKNGGTSEQTQDTKKQHPAKDDLITF; this is encoded by the exons ATGAGTGACAATTTGATGGATAAGGTCAGCGCCTTGGGTGAGCGCTTGAAGATTGGAGGGACCGAGATGGGACAGAAGATTAGTGCCGGTATGAGCTCGATGGGTTTCAAGATGAAGGAATTATTCCAAGGATCAAACCAAGCAGACAAAGTAGTTGAGGAAGCCACGGCTGAAACTTTGGATGGGCCTGATTGGGCCATCAATCTTGAACTCTGTGACATGATAAACCACGAGAGGATCAGTAGCACTGAATTGATCAGGGgaataaagaaaagaattttgtTTAATAGCCCCAGGGTTCAGTTTTTTGCTCTGGTGTTGCTCGAAACTGTCGTGAAGAATTGTGAAAAGGGATTTTCAGAGGTTGCTGCCGATAGGGTGTTGGATGAGATGGTGAAGCTGATTGATGACCCCCAAACTGTGGTCAACAACAGGAATAAGGCTCTGTTGCTGATAGAATCCTGGGGCGAATCTTCGAACAAGCTGCGTTACTTGCCTGTTTATGAAGAGACTTACAAG AGTTTGAAATCAAGAGGGATACGATTTCCTGGTAGAGATGATGAGAGTCTGGCTCCTATATTTACTCCTCCAAGATCCGATACAACCTCGGAGTCAAATGCTAGTCTTGCACAACAACTCCATCATAATATTCCTGCTCAAAGCTTTTCAGCAGAACACACCAAGGAGGCATTTGATGTGGCTCGAAACAGCTTAGAGCTTCTCGGCACTGTATTGTCTTCTTCTCCACAGCAAGATGCTCTGCAG GATGACCTGACCATCATGCTATTACAACAATGTCATGAATCAAAGTACACTGTTCGAAGGATCATCGAGACAGCTGGAGATAATGAGGCCTTGTTGTTTGAAGCACTGAACGTGAATGATGAGATTCAAAAGGTTCTATCCAAGTACGAAGACATGCAAAAAACATTAGTGGTAGCACGGGAACCTGAGCCTGCTATGATTCCAGTCGCTGTAAAGCCTGATGACTCTCCTCTTGGAGGGAAAGAAGAACCTCTTATCAGGAAATCATCTGGTACTCCACATGGAAACCATCAAGGACGGAACAATGACGAGATGCTGGACGATCTTGATGAGATGATATTTGGTAAGAAAAATGGTGGTACATCGGAACAGACACAGGACACCAAGAAACAGCATCCAGCCAAAGATGATCTCATTACCTTTTGA